The Pontibacter sp. SGAir0037 DNA segment AGGTCATTTTTACCTGCACCCCCTCCGCGTGGTTATCGGCCTGCGCCTGAAAAACGCCCTTAAAGGATACTGTGCTTTTGATCAGATCAACATCCAGTTCTTCCTTTATTTCTCTGCAAAGCGTTTCTAGGTCTGTTTCGCCTGCTTCTCTTTTGCCTCCCGGAATATAATATTTTGCCCTGTCTTTGCTCCTGGTGCTCAAAATCCGGCCGTTCTTTATTTCTAACCAGGCAATTTTGTCTATTAAGCTCATGTGCTGTATTTTCTGAGAACGAAGTTCAGTAGTGTGTCCTGCTTCTGTATTTACTCATGCCAATAAGCCTCCATTTTATATGAAGAGCAAACACTTCACGCAAAAACACAAAGCTTAGTACCTCTTCTCTATTGTTTATAGCTGTACAGACTCTGTTAAAAAATTTATTTAGATTAATTACAAATAAGCTTTGAATATTGGACTTTCCTATATTCCTTTGCAACAATTTATAATCAATCTAAATAACATGAAGCTATCGTTTATAACTCTACTCTTTATAATTACGGCCTCTGCACATGCCCTCTCCCAGGGAGTGGTAACGGTAGGAGGCAGCGTAACAACTGCAGATGGAACAGCAGCAGAAGTAGTATCTGTAAGTTTGAGAGGAACAGGCATGGGTTCCACAACTGACAAAAACGGTATATATAAAATAGAAAAAGTAAAGCCTGGCACCTACACGTTCAGGGTTAGTGCTATAGGGCTTCAAACGATAGAGAAAGTAGTAGCTGTGCCTGATGAAGCAACTTTTACAGTAGACTTCACCCTGAACGAAAGTGCTTCTCAGCTACAGGAAGTAGTGATAGCAGGCAGCAGGAGAACCTTTAAAGTAGACAACCCCTCTGAAACACTCCGCTTAACTACTCCTATACTGGAAACGCCTCAGAACATACAAATTATATCAAGTGACCTGATTAAAGGGCAGCAAATATTTGATATGTCAGAAGGAGTATCCAGGAACGTAAGCGGTGTTACAATGCTGGAACACTGGGGCAACTACACCCGTGTAAACATGCGCGGTGCCAGAGTAGCTCCTTTCAGAAACGGCATGAATATAGAGTCTACCTGGGGGCCTTTATCAGAAGATATGTCTTTTGTAGAAAGAATAGAATTTGTGAAAGGTCCGGCGGGCTTTATGCTGGCAAATGGAGATCCGGCAGGTTTTTACAATGTAGTAACCAAGAAGCCAACAGGCAGAACACGGCAGGAAGTAAACTTTACCTTTGGTAGCTTTAATACTTTCAGAGCAACGGCCGATTTAGATGGGCAGTTATCAGCTGACGGTAAACTTCTGTATCGCCTGAATGTAATGGGGCAGCTAAAAGATTCCTGGAGAGACTTTGAGTATAACGACCGCTACTCCATAGCTCCTGTTCTTACCTACAAGTTCAGCGATAAAACGTCACTCACGGCTGAATATACGCACCAGTACTCCCGCATGTCAACTATTGGTTCTGCTTATGTGTTTTCTGCGCGGGGCTTTGAAGATCTTCCCCGTAATTTCACCCTTGCAGATCCAAACCTGAAACCATCAGATATGCGAGATAACAGCGCCTTCCTTACTTTTGAACACAAGTTTAATGACAAATGGAAGCTGACAGCTCAGACGGCTTACTTTAACTATAACCAAATTGGTAGTTCGCTTTGGGCAACAGGTGTGGCAACCAACGGTGATATGCAAAGAACAGTTAGCAGTTGGGACGCACAAAATATAAGCAAGTTTGGACAGCTGTTTATAAATGGAGAATTCAAATCAGGTGCTGTTACGCATAAGGTATTAGGAGGTCTTGATTTAGGCAATAAAAAGTACCTGGCAGACTGGAACCAGTATTTCGTGCTGGATTCTGGGACACCTTTCAATATCTACGCACCTGTGTATGGATTAGGTACTGATGCTATTCCAGTTATAGATCGTTCTAAATCACTTGAAGAGCGTGCTGGTGGAAATATCTTGGCCCAGAAATACGGTGCTATTTATGTACAGGACGAGCTCGGCTTCTTTCAAAATAACCTCCGACTAACATTGGCTGGTCGTTATACTAAAGCAGAAACTAATCAATATACTTCTATCGTTAATAACGAGAAGTTTACACCACGTGTAGGTGTAAGTGCATCCTTGAATAAGGCTACTACTGTCTACGCTTTATTCGATCAGGCCTTTATCCCACAAATTGGCAAACTAGCTAACGAAGCAACAGTAAAACCAATTACAGGAAATAATTTAGAAGTAGGTGCTAAAAGAGACTGGTTTGGCGGCCGTTGGAATTCAACAGTCTCCGTTTATCAGATAACAAAAAATAACCAGCTTATCGGAGATCCTAGCGATCCAAGCCAAACCTTATCTTTGCAGCTTGGACAGACACAGACAAAAGGCGTTGAGTTTGATATCAGAGGAGACATAACACCAGGCTTAAGCGCTATGTTCAACTATGCTTATACTGATTCTAAGATCACAAAAGATATAGATCCTCTTCTAGTAGGAAATTATGTACCTGGTTTCGCCAGACACATTACTAATACCTGGCTCTCTTACAGATTGTATAAGGGCAAACTACAAGGCTTAGGCTTTTCGGCAGGTTACCAGTGGCAGTTGGGCCGCTATCCTTGGTTTGTTAACGGGAGCTCAGACTCCACCCTACCCGACTACTTCAGATTAGACGGAGCCGTTTCTTATCAGTTTAGAAAAATCAGTCTCGGTGTAAATGTTAACAACATTTTAGATAAATACCTCTACTCAGGTGGCCCTTACGACTTCAACTATGATGGCACCAACGACAGCTTCTACTGGCAAACAGAAGCTCCCCGAAATTATCGTGTAAGTATAGGCTATAGATTCTAGGCATGACAGTCAAAAAAATCATTGGAAAACTACACCTTTGGCTCGGATTTGCATCCGGGCTATTGGTGCTATTTTTGGGTATCACGGGCTGTATACTTGCCTTCCAGAAAGAAATTGAAAATGCCACACAGCCTTACCAATTTGTGGAGGCCCAGGAAACGGCATTGCTCCCACCCTCAAAGCTTAAAGCCATTGCCGACCTGGAACTGCCCGGACTGAAGGCACATAGTGTGAGTTATACCAAAGGCAAGGCGTCGCAGGTAAGCTACTTTAGCTTTGATCCGGAATACTATCATATTGTTTTTCTGGACCCTTATACCGGGCAGGTACTGAAGGTAAAGAACATGGACCAGGACTTTTTCCGGATCGTGATTATGGGGCATTATTACCTGTGGCTCCCCCCTCACATCGGGCAACCCATTCTGGCTACTGCCACACTGCTGTTTGTGATCCTGATGATAACCGGCCTGGTGCTGTGGTGGCCCAAAAATAAAGCTGCCCGAAAGCAGCGCTTTTCTATCAAGTGGAATGCAAAGTGGCGCCGGGTAAATTACGACCTGCACAATGTGCTTGGCTTTTACATGACCTGGATAGGTATTTTCATAGCCATAACAGGCCTGATTATGGGCTTTCAGTGGTTTGCCAAATCGGTGTACTGGGCAGCTTCAGGAGGAAAGCAGATGGTAGAGTTTTACGAACCACACTCCGACACCACCTCCGTTGCCAGCAGCACCGTACCGGCTATGGACCGCCTCTGGCAAATGAAATACCCGGAGCTGCGCAACACCAAAGCCAGCCTGGAAGTGCACGTGCCGGAGGGCAAAGAAGGTTCTATCGAAACAGCCATTAACCCCGATCCAGGCACGTACTGGAAATCTGACTACCAGTACTACGACCAGTATACCTTGCAGGAGATTCCGGTTACACACGCATACGGGCGCTTTAAAAACACGACTGTGGCCGATAAGATCATGCGCATGAACTACGATGTACACGTAGGAGCAATAGGTGGCATCGCAGGAAAAATTATTGCCTTCTTTGCCAGCCTGTTTGCCTCCAGCCTGCCGGTTACAGGATTTATGCTCTGGTGGGGGCGCAGAAAAAAAGAGAGAAAAGCTGCAGTAAAGAGCAAATCAAAAGCCTACGCTACCGAAAAGGTACAGGTAGTGAAATGATTGTACTAATAAATGATAAATACCGTCAAACTACGCGCTTTCTTTTAAGTTGCCACCGCTATACCTTAGCTGATAATACAATCGTAGAATTAACATGAGATTATCGCTAATGCTTGCCATGCTGCTTTTCCTGTCTGGCAGCCTGATTTCAAATGCCCAGACAGTTCGGAAACATGGGCAATTAAAAGTGGATGGCACCCAACTGAAAGACCAGCACGGAAATGATATAGTACTGCGGGGCATGAGCTTTGGCTGGCATAACTTCTGGCCCCGCTTTTACAATGCAGGCGCAGTTAAGACTCTAAAAAAAGACTGGCACAGCACAGTAGTGCGTGCCGCTATGGGTGTAGAGCCCAGAAACGGCTATCTGGAGAAGCCGGAGTGGTCTAAAGAAAAAATTAAAGCGGTAGTAGAGGCAGCCATAAAAGAAGATATTTATGTGATCATCGACTGGCACAGCCACAACATCAACCTGAAAGAAGCAAAAGAATTCTTTACAGAAATGGCCTGGACCTACGGACAAAACCCACATGTGATCTATGAGGTATTCAACGAGCCGGATGAAGAGTCGTGGGAGGAGATAAAGCAGTATGCTACGGAAGTTATCT contains these protein-coding regions:
- a CDS encoding NUDIX domain-containing protein, whose product is MSLIDKIAWLEIKNGRILSTRSKDRAKYYIPGGKREAGETDLETLCREIKEELDVDLIKSTVSFKGVFQAQADNHAEGVQVKMTCYAGAYNGEIKAAGEIEEVVWLSYQDRGKVSPVDMLIFDWLHEQGLLV
- a CDS encoding TonB-dependent receptor; this encodes MKLSFITLLFIITASAHALSQGVVTVGGSVTTADGTAAEVVSVSLRGTGMGSTTDKNGIYKIEKVKPGTYTFRVSAIGLQTIEKVVAVPDEATFTVDFTLNESASQLQEVVIAGSRRTFKVDNPSETLRLTTPILETPQNIQIISSDLIKGQQIFDMSEGVSRNVSGVTMLEHWGNYTRVNMRGARVAPFRNGMNIESTWGPLSEDMSFVERIEFVKGPAGFMLANGDPAGFYNVVTKKPTGRTRQEVNFTFGSFNTFRATADLDGQLSADGKLLYRLNVMGQLKDSWRDFEYNDRYSIAPVLTYKFSDKTSLTAEYTHQYSRMSTIGSAYVFSARGFEDLPRNFTLADPNLKPSDMRDNSAFLTFEHKFNDKWKLTAQTAYFNYNQIGSSLWATGVATNGDMQRTVSSWDAQNISKFGQLFINGEFKSGAVTHKVLGGLDLGNKKYLADWNQYFVLDSGTPFNIYAPVYGLGTDAIPVIDRSKSLEERAGGNILAQKYGAIYVQDELGFFQNNLRLTLAGRYTKAETNQYTSIVNNEKFTPRVGVSASLNKATTVYALFDQAFIPQIGKLANEATVKPITGNNLEVGAKRDWFGGRWNSTVSVYQITKNNQLIGDPSDPSQTLSLQLGQTQTKGVEFDIRGDITPGLSAMFNYAYTDSKITKDIDPLLVGNYVPGFARHITNTWLSYRLYKGKLQGLGFSAGYQWQLGRYPWFVNGSSDSTLPDYFRLDGAVSYQFRKISLGVNVNNILDKYLYSGGPYDFNYDGTNDSFYWQTEAPRNYRVSIGYRF
- a CDS encoding PepSY domain-containing protein, encoding MTVKKIIGKLHLWLGFASGLLVLFLGITGCILAFQKEIENATQPYQFVEAQETALLPPSKLKAIADLELPGLKAHSVSYTKGKASQVSYFSFDPEYYHIVFLDPYTGQVLKVKNMDQDFFRIVIMGHYYLWLPPHIGQPILATATLLFVILMITGLVLWWPKNKAARKQRFSIKWNAKWRRVNYDLHNVLGFYMTWIGIFIAITGLIMGFQWFAKSVYWAASGGKQMVEFYEPHSDTTSVASSTVPAMDRLWQMKYPELRNTKASLEVHVPEGKEGSIETAINPDPGTYWKSDYQYYDQYTLQEIPVTHAYGRFKNTTVADKIMRMNYDVHVGAIGGIAGKIIAFFASLFASSLPVTGFMLWWGRRKKERKAAVKSKSKAYATEKVQVVK
- a CDS encoding glycoside hydrolase family 5 protein is translated as MRLSLMLAMLLFLSGSLISNAQTVRKHGQLKVDGTQLKDQHGNDIVLRGMSFGWHNFWPRFYNAGAVKTLKKDWHSTVVRAAMGVEPRNGYLEKPEWSKEKIKAVVEAAIKEDIYVIIDWHSHNINLKEAKEFFTEMAWTYGQNPHVIYEVFNEPDEESWEEIKQYATEVISTIRAIDPDNIILVGTPRWDQDVHIAADAPLTGVDNIMYTLHFYAATHKQSLRDRGDYALSKGLPLFISESAGMEATGDGPLNEEEWQKWIAWAEKNKLSWITWSVSDKDETCSILLPSAKADGNWKKADIKPSGLKSQALLKKYAKQK